In Novipirellula artificiosorum, the DNA window CTGCCCATCACCGAGGGCTGGAACTACGTGATTCGCATGTATCAGCCACGTAAGGAGATTCTGGACGGCAAGTGGACCTTTCCGAAGATTGAACCGGTGAAATAGACCGAGCGCCAGAGCAAAACTCCCATCCGGAAACTTCAAGCGATCGGAACATCATCATGAAAACGAATCGAATTTCACTCTCTCTCCTATTCACCGCCTTGGTCCTGTTTGTGACCGTGCCTGCATGGGCCCAGGACATCCTGCCGTTTCCCGATCCGCCGATGGGCGGGAGGGTCGGGCCGACCATGCAGCAGTCCGTTCACAAGTGGCGCGAGGCCCCGAGTCATCTGCCCGAGGACGCACCCAACATCCTGATCGTGATGCTCGACGATGCGGGCTTCGGACAGCCGAGTGCCTTCGGCGGTTTAATCGAAACCCCGACGCTGTCGCGGCTGGCCGAGGAGGGCATCGCCTACAACCGCTTTCACACCGTCGCGATGTGTTCGCCGACGCGGGCAGCGTTGATGACCGGCCGCAACCACCATCGGGTCGGTGCCGGCCAGATCGCTGAATTCGCCAACGACTGGGATGGATACACCGGGGTCATTCCGAAGTCCTCAGCGACCATCGCTGAGGTGCTGGGCCACTACGGCTATGCGACATCGGCTTTCGGCAAGGATCACAACACGCCGATCGACCAGATCGCCAACGGACCTTATGACCGCACCCCGACGGGCCGGGGCTTTGACTATTTCTACGGCTTCATCGCGGGGGAAACCTCCCAGTGGGAGCCCGTGCTGTGGGAGAACACCACGCCGATCTCAACGCCCCACCCAGAGAATCACGAGGACTATCACCTCACCGAAGACATGGCCGACAAGGCGATCACCTGGATGCGGCGGCACCTCGCTGTGAACCCGGATCGGCCCTTCCTGATGTGGTGGACACCGGGCGCCGTGCACGGGCCCCATCACGTGGCCAAAAAATGGGCGGACAAATACAAGGGCAAGTTCGACGACGGTTGGGATGCCTACCAGCGGCGTACCTTCCAGCGCCAGAAGGAAATGGGCTGGATCCCGGCTGATACCAAGCTGGCTCCTCGCCCGAAAGAAATGCCCGCCTGGAAAGATATCCCCGAGGACCAAAGAGCATTCCAGACGCGGCTGATGGAAGTCTATGCCGGATTCCTCGAGCATACCGATGTCCAGGTCGGCAAACTGATTGACGAACTGGATGAGCGCGGCATCCGCGACAACACAATGGTCATCTACATTCTCTCGGACAACGGCGCGTCGGACTGGGGCGGCACGCGCACGCCCATGGTCATCTCGTGGCCGAAACGCATCAAGCCGGACGATACGCCGCGTTCGCAATTCGCCCATGTCAACGACGTGGTACCGACGATCTATGATCTGCTCGAGATTACGCCCCCGAAAGTCGTCGATGGCCACGAGCAGGATCCGATCGACGGGGTGAGCTTCGCCTACACCTTCGATTCTCCTGATGCTGCGGAGCAGAAGACGAGCCAGTATTTCGACATCATGGGCAGCCGTGGTATCTATCACGAAGGCTGGATGGCCAGCACTTTCGGACCCCGGATACCGTGGGTGGCTGCGATGCCGGACCTTTCCAACTGGGACCCCATGCAGGATGAGTGGCAGTTGTTCGACACCCGCAATGATTTCTCGTTGATGAACGATCTTGCGTCCGAGAATCCCGAGAAGCTGGAAGAACTCAAAAAGCTGTTCATGGAGGAGGCCGAGGAAAACAAGGTGCTGCCCATCGGTGGCGCCCTGTACACAGGGCTCAATCCGCAAGAGATGAAGCGCAGTTCCAACATCCAGTGGACCCTGTTCGAAGGAATCACCCGGATCCCCGAGAGCGAGGCGCCAAACGTGCGCAACGGCAACCTTCGCGTAGAGATCGAAGCCGAGGTGCCGGAAAGTGTTAGCGGCGTGCTCTTCGCCATGGGGGGCTATGCAGGTGGTGTGAGCCTCTATGCACTGGATGGGACGTTGTACTACGAATACAGCGCGCTGTTGCTTAAACGCGACAAGATCAAGGTCGGGGCACTACCGGCCGGTGAGGTCAAAATCGCCTACGAGATGAGAACCCCGCTGGAACGGGCCGCACCTGCCGAGCTCGAGTTCTGGCTCAACGGCAAGGAGGCCGCAACCGGAAAGGTTCAGCGCACCGTGCCCGCTGTTTTCACAGCATCCGAAACCTTTGATGTTGGAATGGACACGGCTTCGCCGGTTGCGAACGACTACTTCGACAAGGCACCCTTCAAGTTCGGAGGCACTCTGAAACGGCTCCATTTCAAGTATCTGGAAGCAGAGTAGGCGGGGTTTTGCACGCGAGGAAAAGACCGAGACTTTACACCAAGGTAAAGAAATGACCATGAAACGACACGCATCCTCGACGGCATTAAGAAAGTGGCTTGGCTTAAGACCACCATCGAGTAGCCCGCCGAGGGCATCTGGGTGTTCGACGAACTGGACGCGATCCGGACAATGCCAACGGCGTGCTGTACGCGCTGGCGGGGTTTTCCGGTGGTCTCACCTGTTATCTGCGAGATGGTCAGCTGTGCTACGAATTAAACTTGTTTAAGATTGAGCGGACCAAAATTCAATCCAGCGGCAAATTGCCAGCCGGAAAAGCCAAGATTGAAGTTGTCACGCAACTGGTCGACAAGATTGGCGGTCCGCTGGACATCACGTTGAAGGTCAATGGACAGGAAGTTGGCCAGGGTCGCGTTCCACGCGGCATGTCACTTCACTTTACCAACAACGCAACCTTTGACATTGGCGCCGACCTCGACTCGCCGGTTTCACTCGACTACTTCGACGAGGCACCGTTTGTGTTCAATGGCAAGATTGGTCGCACTCACTTCCAATACGCAAGCAAGAAGTAATCGGAGATACGTACATGATTACCAAGCATCTCGGTTGGGCGATTTGCCTGATACTCGTGACCTCGTCGAGCCAGTTGGCAGCGCAGGATAATGGCGCCGTCCTGCCGTTTCCGCCTACTCCGATGGACAGCGTCGTCAAGCCGCGACTGCAAGATTCAACGATGCGGTGGCCCGAGCAGCCAAAGCGGCTGCCCGAAGACGCACCCAACATCCTGATCGTGTTGCTGGACGACACCGGCTTTGGCGTGTCGGAAACCTTCGGTGGCGAAGTCCACACACCGACGTTCTCACGACTGGCGAAAGAGGGCATCCGTTACAACGCGTTTCACACGACATCGATCTGCTCTCCAACCCGCGCCAGCCTGCTCACCGGGCGAAATCACACGTGCGTGGGCAGTGGTACGATTGCCGAGCGCGCCGTGGCCTTCGACGGTTATACAGGCATCATTCCCAAGGAAGCCGCAACCATTGCGGAAGTGCTGCGGCACTATGGGTACGCGACCTCTGCGTTCGGAAAGTGGCACAACACTCCTGCGACAGAAACGACAGCGATCGGCCCCAAAGATCGCTGGCCCAATGGCTACGGATTCGATCACTTCTACGGTTTTCTTGCAGGTGAGACTTCGCAGTGGGAACCACGATTGGTCAAGAATTACGATCACATCGAACCGCCGCACGACGAAACTTACCACTTGACCGAAGACATGGTCGATCAAGCGTTATCGTGGCTGGATGATCGTCAGGCGTATGCACCGGAAAAGCCGTTCCTGATGTACTGGGCGCCCGGAGCAGTGCATGGACCGCACCACGTTTTTCCCGAGTGGGCCGACAAGTACAAAGGCAAGTTCGACGACGGCTGGGACGCGTACCGCAAACGCGTTCACAAGCGACAGATTGAAATGGGCATCATCCCAGCGGACACCAAGCTGACCGATCGCGACGAAACGCTCGATTCGTGGGACAGTATTCCTCAAGAGCAGCATGCGTTCCAACGCCGCTTGATGGAGCTCTACGCGGGCTTCACTGAACACACCGATGTACAAGTAGGACGGCTGGTCGATGGACTGGAGAGTCGCGAACTGAAGGACAACACGTTGATCCTGTACATCTGGGGCGACAACGGCTCCAGCTCGGAAGGTCAACGAGGATCCATTAGTGAACTGCTTGCCCAGAACAACATTCCCAATACGGTTGAACAACAGCTTGCGGCTCTTGATCGACTTGGCGGACTCGACGCCTTGGGCACGCCGAAGACGGACAATATGTATCACGCCGGTTGGGCCTGGGCTGGCAGCACGCCATTCAAAGGCACCAAGTTGTTGGCTTCGTACTTTGGCGGAACTCGCAATCCGATGGTCGTCTCGTGGCCGAAGAAGATTAAGCCGAGTGCCAAGGTCCGTTCGCAATTCCACCACGTGATCGACATCGCTCCGACGCTGTATGAAATCCTGGAGATCACGCCTCCAACGGTGGTCAACGGCTACGAGCAGATGCCGATCGACGGCACCAGCTTTGCTTACACGTTCGACGACGCCGATGCACCGTCGCAGAGCACCACGCAGTTCTTTGACAACAATGGCAGCCGCGCGATCTACAAGGACGGCTGGATGGCCTGCACGTTCGGTCCGTTCATCCCGTGGGACTCACCTGCATCGGTGCCTCGGATCAAGAAGTGGGATTCTGCAACCGACGAGTGGGAACTCTACAACTTGGACGAAGACTTTTCACAGGCCAACAACCTTGCTTCGGCCATGCCAGAAAAACTCGCCGAGTTGAAGGCCGAGTTCATGGAGATTGCAGAAGCCAATAAGGACTTCCCGATCGGAGCCGGCAACTGGTTGCGATTGCATCCCGAAGATCGCATCAAGACGCCTTATACCAGCTGGACCTTCACCGCCAGCACGCGTCGCATGCCCGAATTCACCGCGCCGGGTCTGGGACGCGAAAGCAATCATGTCACCATTGACCTCGACGTCCCTGAAAACGCCAACGGTATCCTGTACGCCGTCGGCGGCTCGAGCGGCGGAGTGACGGTGTACATGGAAGAGGGCAAGTTGAAATACCTTTACAACATGTTGATCATCGAGCAGTACGCAGCCAGCAGCACCGACACCATCGCCCCTGGCAAACACAAAATCGAAGTGGTCACGGACATCGTGGGTCCCGGAAAATCAGGAACGGCCACTCTGCTAGTCGATGGCCAAGAGGTTGGTAAAGCCGAGCTGAAACGAACGGTGCCCGCCGCCTTCACCGCCAGCGAGAGCTTTGACGTTGGAGTTGACCTGGGAGCAACCGTCTCACTCGACTACGCGGACAAGCGTCCCTTCGAATTCAACGGAACGATTCGCACCGTGAAGGTGGAGTTGAAATGACAGTCCGACCTCGCCACTTTGTTCGGGAACAAGTATCGCGGATCACTCCGTGTTCGGATCACTTTTATGAATTCCGCTACGACCGAAGGAGAATACCGAGTTCAACTCAGAACCAATCGGAATCACAACCGCAAGTCAACTGACAACCACATCACCTTTCTCAATTGAGAGCAGCTCATGGACTATCAATTCGAAGCCGTCGGACCGACGTTACGAATCGTGACGCTTGTTTTTATGATTGTCTTTGCGTTCTGTATTCTGGGGCTGCTGGTGGTGCTGGCAGCACTCCCAGGGGCACTTGCCAAACGCAATCGGCACCCTCAGGCAAACACTGTCAACTTACTGGGCTGGCTGGGCTTGCCAACGGGCGCGCTGTGGGTAGTCGCGTTGGCCTGGGCCTATTGGGATTATTCGCCGAAGTCAGGAGTACAGGCGATCTCGTCCGACTTAGAGGGACAACTGACAGCGCTTGAATTGGCAGTCAGCAAGCTCGAGTCATCGTTATCAGGAACCAATCAATGATCCCCGCCTTATTGAGCTGTATTTTTGTGGCCTATTTGTATCACTCTCTGAAGTCCGAAAATTCTGCTGGTGATTCCTCTGTCAGCCAAAACGATCAAACGATCGAAGCACGGCTGAGAGCACTATCACTGCGAGTCGAAAAACTGGCCAACCGAATCGATCAGGGAGGCGAGTCATGAGCTGGATACTTGGAGCAGCCTATTGCTTCGTAATTTGGTTGATCTTTGCGAAGCTGCGCCTGATCCGATTGTCGCTTCCACTGGCAATCATTGCCGGATCGGTGGGACCGTTGTTGATTGTCGCCTTGCTTTTTTGCGCTCAGTATTTCCACCCGTTTTCCAGCAGTGCCCGGGTTTTTAAAAAGACCATTCCGGTGATCGCACAATTGAATCAGCGAGGCCAGGTCATCGAGGTGGTTGTCGAGCCCAATCGACCAGTAAAAAAGGGAGACGTTCTCTTTAGGGTCGACCGGGTGCCGTATGAGACACTGGTCAAACAACTGATTGCCGCCGTCGAAGCGGCCAAACAGGGCAAACAAGTCGCTGAGAGTTCGGTCATTCTCGCTGAAGCAAGTTTAGAGCGAGCGAATGCGGACTTGAAGTTCGCCACGGCCCAGCGAGACCGCCAGGAGGAATTGCTCAGTTCCAATGCGACCAGCGAAGCAGATTACGATCTAGCTGTCACTAGGTACAGCGAAGCCAATGCTGCTGTCTCGCAG includes these proteins:
- a CDS encoding arylsulfatase, which gives rise to MKTNRISLSLLFTALVLFVTVPAWAQDILPFPDPPMGGRVGPTMQQSVHKWREAPSHLPEDAPNILIVMLDDAGFGQPSAFGGLIETPTLSRLAEEGIAYNRFHTVAMCSPTRAALMTGRNHHRVGAGQIAEFANDWDGYTGVIPKSSATIAEVLGHYGYATSAFGKDHNTPIDQIANGPYDRTPTGRGFDYFYGFIAGETSQWEPVLWENTTPISTPHPENHEDYHLTEDMADKAITWMRRHLAVNPDRPFLMWWTPGAVHGPHHVAKKWADKYKGKFDDGWDAYQRRTFQRQKEMGWIPADTKLAPRPKEMPAWKDIPEDQRAFQTRLMEVYAGFLEHTDVQVGKLIDELDERGIRDNTMVIYILSDNGASDWGGTRTPMVISWPKRIKPDDTPRSQFAHVNDVVPTIYDLLEITPPKVVDGHEQDPIDGVSFAYTFDSPDAAEQKTSQYFDIMGSRGIYHEGWMASTFGPRIPWVAAMPDLSNWDPMQDEWQLFDTRNDFSLMNDLASENPEKLEELKKLFMEEAEENKVLPIGGALYTGLNPQEMKRSSNIQWTLFEGITRIPESEAPNVRNGNLRVEIEAEVPESVSGVLFAMGGYAGGVSLYALDGTLYYEYSALLLKRDKIKVGALPAGEVKIAYEMRTPLERAAPAELEFWLNGKEAATGKVQRTVPAVFTASETFDVGMDTASPVANDYFDKAPFKFGGTLKRLHFKYLEAE
- a CDS encoding arylsulfatase translates to MITKHLGWAICLILVTSSSQLAAQDNGAVLPFPPTPMDSVVKPRLQDSTMRWPEQPKRLPEDAPNILIVLLDDTGFGVSETFGGEVHTPTFSRLAKEGIRYNAFHTTSICSPTRASLLTGRNHTCVGSGTIAERAVAFDGYTGIIPKEAATIAEVLRHYGYATSAFGKWHNTPATETTAIGPKDRWPNGYGFDHFYGFLAGETSQWEPRLVKNYDHIEPPHDETYHLTEDMVDQALSWLDDRQAYAPEKPFLMYWAPGAVHGPHHVFPEWADKYKGKFDDGWDAYRKRVHKRQIEMGIIPADTKLTDRDETLDSWDSIPQEQHAFQRRLMELYAGFTEHTDVQVGRLVDGLESRELKDNTLILYIWGDNGSSSEGQRGSISELLAQNNIPNTVEQQLAALDRLGGLDALGTPKTDNMYHAGWAWAGSTPFKGTKLLASYFGGTRNPMVVSWPKKIKPSAKVRSQFHHVIDIAPTLYEILEITPPTVVNGYEQMPIDGTSFAYTFDDADAPSQSTTQFFDNNGSRAIYKDGWMACTFGPFIPWDSPASVPRIKKWDSATDEWELYNLDEDFSQANNLASAMPEKLAELKAEFMEIAEANKDFPIGAGNWLRLHPEDRIKTPYTSWTFTASTRRMPEFTAPGLGRESNHVTIDLDVPENANGILYAVGGSSGGVTVYMEEGKLKYLYNMLIIEQYAASSTDTIAPGKHKIEVVTDIVGPGKSGTATLLVDGQEVGKAELKRTVPAAFTASESFDVGVDLGATVSLDYADKRPFEFNGTIRTVKVELK
- a CDS encoding DUF3302 domain-containing protein, whose product is MDYQFEAVGPTLRIVTLVFMIVFAFCILGLLVVLAALPGALAKRNRHPQANTVNLLGWLGLPTGALWVVALAWAYWDYSPKSGVQAISSDLEGQLTALELAVSKLESSLSGTNQ